The genomic stretch TGGATGGGCTTGTTTAATGCTAAAACCGGAAACGGTATTCTGAACCCactctttcttcttcatttttgtcTCTATGCCAAATTGGGATATTTTCTTGAATTACTGCCTTTGCTAATTACCTTATTCTTTTTACTGCAGTGACTTTCTCTTATCAGAAAACTCAGTTGGTTTGTGAATGAGGACTCAAAAGGTTGATGGTTCTTTGGCTGTAGCAGGTAACCTTAGAGCTAGGATTAAACCAATTGAATTAGATGCAACCTATTGAACTGGTCATAGCCATTACAAGCTTAACATGTACATCCTTTCCTTTGATTAATTCTCATGACTCCACTAATTATTCATGCTCTTTTCCACTGCAGACTTTGATGTCCACTGAATCCACTTCATGGGACAAATTGTTCATGGCCTGTGATGTGCTTAGTTAGGAAATCCAATGGCTATCACTAAACCATGCCCTGTTACATTGCAGTTATGCAGGCTGTGGTTGATGCTCACACTTTGCATGCTTATGTTCCTGCAGGTTATGGTTGATATTTCATAGGTCTCACTCTCATTGTTGTATTCATTTCcttgttttcttttaatttgcTTCAGCTGACAGGAACTTCAATGCAGCTACTACCTTGGCTTGATGATGAGCAGGAGTACTGCAGGATGATGCTTGCAAGACTCATGTGGCTTTTGTGGATGCAACATAGGACTGTGTATGTTAGGCCTAATATAATGCAGGTTATGTGTGAGCTTCCTGCTAGGCTAGAAATGAAACTGACATGAGATTATGGTTTTGCTGCAGGATTTGTGTGATGCTTGACCAGTCTTGTCATGTTTGCTTGGATATGTTCCAGGTTGGAATTGTGGAAGAAGATATTTGATTCCTGGAGCTTCCACAGTTTCTTCAATATTCTGAGAAGTTTCAGAAAGTGGCGTGGAATTGGAACTCTTTTCACTATCTGGGCCACCAACATAGTATTATTTTTTTCTATCACCACCAACCAGACTAAGAGACATACATACATAGCATAGTGACATTCACTTCATTTTCTTCACATTCAAATGGCAACAACATAACCTGAATTGGAGCATCCTAACAAAGCCTTTGGTTATGCAGCTAGAAGAGAAACTGATGAAAAAGATGTGGCATTCAAAGTATTGTATTGTGAGATATGTCACTCTAATCTCCACATGGTGAAGAATGAATGGGGCGTCTCCACGTATCCATTAGTTCCTGCCAAAATTGTGAGGAAAGTCTCGAGAATTATTGCCCTCGATCTACACTCACATATGGTGCTAAACATGGTGATGGAACAATCACTCATGGAGGCTACTCTAACTCAATGGTCGCAGATGAACATTTTGTGATTCGTATTCCTTAGCTTACCGCTTGAAGCCGCTGAACCTTTCCTTTGTGCTGGCATCACTGTCTATAGTCCTCTAAGATATCTTGGACTCCATAAACCCGGGCTTCATGTAGGTGTTGTTGGGCTTGGTGGGCTTGGTCACATGGTTGTTAAGTATGCCAAAGCTTTTGGTGCTAATGTTACTGTAATTAGTACTTCACTTTAGATGGTATCGTTGATACAGTTTCTGCGAATCATCAAATTGTGCCTCTAATTGGATTACCGAAGTCTCATGGAAAACTTGTAATGGTTGGTGCACCAGATAAGCCTTTGGAGCTTCCTGTCTTTCCTTTACTTCAAGGCAGAAAGTTGGTTGCTGGAAGTGCGATTGGAGGGTTGAAAGAGACTCAAGAGATGATTGATTTTTTTCTGCTAAACACAATATAAAACCTGAAATCGAAGTCATTGATATGGATTATGTTAACACTGCAATTGAGCGGCTCCAGAAAGCAGATGTCAAGTATCGACTTGTGATTGAGATTGGAAACTCTTTGAAACCAACTTCTTGAATTTCGCAGTTTGAATAGTCATTTGTTTTTCACTTCTTGTATGCAATAAGTGTTTTTGTTTGATGTTTTGGGGACTGGTTCAGGGTCATGATGCCACTAACTTGCATTTGGCTTCACTACATGATTATTGTCCATTGTTGCCCACCTGCTTGTTGCCTTAATGAACCAGTTTTTGAAGCTTACATGTAGGATTATGCAGGGTCTGCTACTTGCTAGGTCTGATGCTGCAGGAACATGGCAGGTATTAATCGTATATGTGCGACTGTGCTCATTCTGCATTAGGCCTCAATGGTGTAACCAGATTGATGTTCCTTGGTCTATTTTTTCTCACTTTATCTTGGTCTTAAACCCTGTTGGATTAACTAGCTTTTGGCCTAATGAAGGTTGGTTCTTTTGCAGACAAAGTGTTGGTTGGTCTTCTTGCTGAGCAGGAGCTTTTGGCTGTTCAACTTCTTGCTGAGCAGCACCAGTTGTGTCCTTGTTCTTTTGAATGAATTCGATGATGTGTTCCTTTGTCCTACCACCGTCGTATTGTGATATCTTTCCACTTGCTGACCTGAAGTACAAAGTAGGATAACCTTGAACCTCAAAGGTATCGCTTGGGATATCGTTGGCAGTTGCATCCAGTTTTGCAATAACGACATCAGGATCACTTTGAAATGAGACAGCAACTTCGTCCAAGATTGGAGCCAATGACTTGCAGTGACCACACCAAGGGGCATAAAACTCGAGCAAAACATTCTTCCCAGAGTTGAAAACTATTTCTTGAAGAGTTTCCCCAACCACCACTTTAACAGGTTCGTTGTTAGTCGCAGGAATAGGTTCAGACTTGACAAATGGAGCAACATCTCCATCCTTGTATGCCTTCAACCAAGCTGCAAGGTGATCTGGTTCCAAATTGGGCTTGAAAAATTTCTTGCCGTCAGTATGCCGAATGATAATTAGAGGTACTTGGTCTTCCTTAAGTCCAAAATACTGGAAGGCACCTTGGCTGGACTCAACATCTCCGATAAGAAAGCTAATTCCCTGTTGTTTGTATTGCTCGGCAATTTCACGGTATTTTACCTTAAAAGCTTCAGTACTTGCAGAAGTGAAGTTGGCGAACAACATTGCCTTTGCATTGGGAGAGTTAAAGTATTTGACAACAAAAGGGTGATCGCTTGGTTCATTGTTGAAGATAGTCACAAGGGGGATACTGGATTCTTCAACGAATTTCAATAGAGCTTCAACATTGAAATCCTTGGAGTCAACAAAGAGCTCGTCAAATGGCTTAAATAACCTAACTACAGGGCCGGACACAGATGAATCTCCCCTTGGGAGGTATTTGGCATCCAAGGTGTGAGCAATGTCAAAGTCAGCACGCAACTTATCTGCTAATGCAAGGAAGTTATTATGCATGTTCTGTGATTAGTTGTTCCAGGACCCATCACAAACAAAAGCATTAACCGCAGCCTTTGCTGAATGTGATGCCAACGATACATCAAtatatgaaatttgattttagAGCCACAATTCAGTGTACATATTTTGTATATCAGTTCTGCTTGGCTCCTTTAACTATACTGATTTATATAGCTACTTCCATTATTACCAAATGTACACTCCAAGTATGTTGTGATCTTGCAAAATGTCCCCTTCAAAGAGTAAGATTCTCTAAAGCTAATCCATTCTCAAGAACATACTTGACCGTTAAAAGGAAATAAATAACGTCGGCCATTGATTCATTCAATACGCTCTAATCCAAAATACAATAGAGTGATCAAAACATCAACGAGGGTTATCTATTTATTAGCGGGATTATTTGTCTTTCATCCTTAACAAATATTCATGATGGCTCAAATTCCAAGCATTCAACCCAAAACCAACTTTCCTCCGATCCAACACTACATTGAAATCAAATTTCCCCTGATTCAAAACTACATTATGGTACCTGATATACCAACTCGTCCACAGGACAACACAAAACTTAAATCCAATCAAACCTTGGGCCATCATCTGAGCATGAAGCAAAATTTTATGACCATACGGGTGATTGACTGggaaaaaatttcagggtcaaaatcgaggtatgacagttgcccctatttaagcgtcttcaactagagaatatgaagcaggacattcttcatatgatcatagtgggagatggttaaatactaagaagacccggattttgatcctgaatccttatgaaataattaacaatgcctgtcagagTCGGCAAAAaaaagcaatctcaaaagaagaatccgtctggtacggtgaaaatcggcctgagtatCGAAACAaaaagttgacctggataccgaaataaatggtaacacaggaatacccatggcctgaacgccgcacattagtctgaacactaagcatcggaatatgagagtatcaatgttggtctgatcaccggaaatctggtctgaacaccacttcggtctggataccggaaaactggcctgaatgccataagtacttcgacttgatcgttggaaacttcttcgatctgaatatcggaaactggcctgaatgccacttcggtctggataccggaaactggcctgaatgccacaagttgcatcgacctgaatgtcggaaaaacttcttcgatctgaaaatcggaaactgacctgaatgccacttcggtctggataccggaaactggcctgaatgccacaagttgcatcaacctgaatgtcggaaacttcttcgatctgaaaatcggaaactggcctgaatgccacttcggtctggataccggaaactggcctgaatgtcacaagttgcatcgacctgaatgtcggaaaaacttcttcgatctgaaaatcggaaactggcctgaatgccacttcggtctggataccggaaactggcatgaatgccacaagttgcatcgacctgaatgtcggaaacttcttcgatctgaatatcgaaaaactggcctgattgccacttcggtctgaataccggaaaattggcctgaatgccacttcggtctggataccggaaaagctggcctgaatgccacttcggtctgaataccggaaaaactggcctgaatgccacttcggtctggataccggaaaaactggcctgaatgccacttcggtctggataccggaaaacttcatgcctgtcagcatcggcagaaatagggaacgataattGAGGCGGaacgtgggccaacgacccatgctggggataataagtcatgaacaaccttcagtctgagcactggaaacaaacttctggcttatcatTGGGGATACCGAGAATATCTTATGCTTTtcatgcatatgtttgaattttgcgatggcgtaatgctccatgaaaatggaaatgctacgcgatttgggaggatgcaatgcaatatgattctacatgcagggatgcgaaatgctggggaaaatgccaagctgaagcaaggaatcctgttggggaaatgatcacaatcttccggaccctggcactactgttggagatgcacagcataatgaactatgtggggaaatgaccggccgcgcggtgttctggcaatggcgagataccgagactctgactggggagagaacggcgctggaaacctgttgttggggaaagcgatagtggttctggcaaccataatctacgagagatgactcagcagggggagcaaacgccgatacggtaccgaggttatgcttccaggaaagagatcatcgatctgggattgaaatcctcgatctggcatcg from Lathyrus oleraceus cultivar Zhongwan6 chromosome 7, CAAS_Psat_ZW6_1.0, whole genome shotgun sequence encodes the following:
- the LOC127103671 gene encoding protein disulfide-isomerase produces the protein MHNNFLALADKLRADFDIAHTLDAKYLPRGDSSVSGPVVRLFKPFDELFVDSKDFNVEALLKFVEESSIPLVTIFNNEPSDHPFVVKYFNSPNAKAMLFANFTSASTEAFKVKYREIAEQYKQQGISFLIGDVESSQGAFQYFGLKEDQVPLIIIRHTDGKKFFKPNLEPDHLAAWLKAYKDGDVAPFVKSEPIPATNNEPVKVVVGETLQEIVFNSGKNVLLEFYAPWCGHCKSLAPILDEVAVSFQSDPDVVIAKLDATANDIPSDTFEVQGYPTLYFRSASGKISQYDGGRTKEHIIEFIQKNKDTTGAAQQEVEQPKAPAQQEDQPTLCLQKNQPSLGQKLVNPTGFKTKIK